The following proteins are co-located in the Vigna angularis cultivar LongXiaoDou No.4 chromosome 2, ASM1680809v1, whole genome shotgun sequence genome:
- the LOC108322999 gene encoding uncharacterized protein LOC108322999 isoform X2, with the protein MNGAQNRKVHNVEKPFPGCLGRMVNLFDLTGGVNGNKLLTDRPHRDASSLSRSQSDVARIASPTLGDQIEDKLIVSDSMRALSNKKINGTPIKMLIDQEMSKEVVSKHNPPPNVVAKLMGLEALPRGDPNLSVERSHRGDYSQHMCDHSGTPFKHWQMHDRFMDKEMLHEVHLNTEQIAYKDIYDIWLQSQRTGNVRDKTPEREKWTEDVNGKKMALIRQKFMEAKRLSTDEKLRQSKEFDDALEVLSSNNDLLIRLLDSQNLYELQSTPVAETKRITVLKPSKMVDNEKSVGKGKKNDKQIKKPANVGTAWERYSPGYTPPNQKVDEFPVQPTRIVVLKPSPGKAHEIKAVVSPTMSSPRNLPSGNFYQEPEDDDVLESRKVDSEITQQLHEDMRSHQRDETFYSSVFSNGYTGDESSFNKSDHECNAGNFSDLEVMSPSPRHSWDYINRCGSPFSSSSFSRASCSPESSVCREAKKRLSERWAMMASSKGLQEQRHMRRSSTLGEMLALSDIKKSEISELEGINKEQEPNESVSCSRNFNAETCVDGSPRNLSRSKSVPTSSTVFDNGLSVEVCDSDAGKIHVSGELTKSKSMKSSFKGKVTSFFFSRSKKPTREKSCPSQSKIESQSTLTGTSDSPVSSSGVLREDVSQSFNSGSIGECSLTAPNESSGKMFSDSISNGQGAIPLESGLTLSKPVVPGISSENQGQPSPISVLEPPFEDDNGANEALGYGKGGHLGSRGPLKSNLIDKSPPIESIARTLSWDDSCVEVASPYPLKPSLGSLDTKVEDQDWLVFVEKLLSAAGIDDQVQSDSFYSRWHSLESPLDPSLRDNYANLNDKEPQQLHEAKRRQRRSNQKLVFDCVNFSLIEITGYGSENYLMGRLWSGSHSRFQVPEGEAHPLVDLVVAQMKELISGAMRSVWGDCGDSNSLGVESVVRKEVVGKGWVELMALEMDILVKEVEGKLLQELVEDAVVDLTGRA; encoded by the exons CATCATCACTTTCAAGAAGTCAATCAGATGTTGCAAGGATCGCAAGTCCTACTTTGGGTGATCAGATAGAGGATAAGCTG ATTGTTTCTGACTCAATGAGAGCTTTgtcaaataagaaaataaatggaACACCCATTAAGATGCTCATAGACCAAGAAATGTCCAAAGAAGTTGTTTCAAAGCACAACCCACCACCAAATGTAGTTGCAAAATTAATGGGGCTTGAAGCCCTCCCACGGGGAGATCCTAATTTATCTGTGGAGAGAAGCCATAGAGGAGATTATTCTCAACATATGTGTGATCATTCAGGGACACCATTTAAACACTGGCAGATGCATGATAGATTTATGGACAAGGAAATGCTTCATGAAGTTCATCTGAACACAGAACAGATTGCTTACAAGGATATTTATGACATATGGTTGCAATCACAAAGAACAGGCAATGTAAGAGACAAGACACCCGAGAGAGAAAAGTGGACTGAAGATGTTAATGGGAAGAAAATGGCTCTCATTCGTCAAAAATTTATGGAAGCTAAACGTCTGTCCACAGATGAGAAACTACGTCAGTCCAAGGAGTTTGATGATGCCTTGGAAGTTTTGAGTTCAAATAATGATCTGTTAATCAGGTTATTGGATTCTCAAAATCTTTATGAACTTCAGTCCACTCCAGTAGCAGAGACAAAGCGCATTACTGTTCTTAAGCCTTCGAAGATGGTTGATAATGAAAAATCTGTTGGTAAGGGGAAGAAAAATGATAAGCAGATTAAGAAACCGGCAAATGTTGGTACTGCATGGGAGAGATACAGTCCTGGATACACTCCTCCCAATCAGAAAGTGGACGAGTTTCCAGTACAACCTACTCGTATAGTGGTATTGAAGCCAAGCCCTGGCAAGGCACATGAGATTAAGGCAGTGGTTTCTCCAACAATGTCGTCACCTCGGAATTTGCCAAGTGGAAATTTCTACCAGGAACCTGAAGATGATGATGTACTTGAATCAAGAAAAGTAGATAGTGAGATTACACAGCAATTGCATGAAGATATGAGGAGCCATCAAAGAGATGAAACATTCTATTCTTCAGTATTTTCAAATGGCTATACTGGTGATGAGAGTTCATTCAACAAATCGGATCATGAGTGTAATGCAGGGAACTTTAGTGATTTGGAAGTCATGTCACCATCTCCAAGGCATTCTTGGGATTACATCAATCGCTGTGGCAgtcctttttcttcatcatcctTCAGCCGTGCATCCTGTTCTCCTGAGTCGTCGGTATGCAGAGAGGCCAAGAAACGACTTTCTGAAAGATGGGCCATGATGGCATCAAGTAAAGGCCTTCAAGAACAAAGGCACATGCGCAGAAGCTCTACCTTAGGTGAGATGCTTGCTCTCTCGGATATAAAGAAATCTGAAATATCCGAGCTTGAGGGTATTAATAAAGAACAGGAACCAAATGAATCTGTTTCTTGTAGTCGAAATTTTAATGCTGAAACATGTGTGGATGGTTCTCCTAGAAATCTCTCTAGGTCAAAATCTGTTCCAACATCTTCCACTGTCTTTGATAATGGTCTCAGTGTTGAAGTTTGTGATAGTGATGCTGGCAAAATACATGTGTCTGGGGAGCTGACAAAGTCAAAGAGTATGAAATCATCATTTAAAGGGAAAGTTACCAGTTTCTTCTTCTCGAGGAGCAAGAAACCAACCAGAGAAAAATCTTGTCCATCTCAATCTAAAATTGAATCCCAATCTACACTCACTGGAACATCAGATTCTCCAGTAAGTTCGTCTGGTGTCCTTAGGGAGGATGTGTCTCAAAGCTTCAATAGTGGATCCATTGGAGAGTGTTCTCTTACAGCACCAAATGAATCATCAGGAAAAATGTTCTCAGATTCTATCTCTAACGGACAAGGCGCCATACCTCTGGAG TCTGGATTGACACTGTCAAAGCCCGTGGTGCCTGGGATTTCAAGTGAAAACCAGGGTCAGCCGAGTCCGATATCAGTTTTAGAGCCTCCATTTGAAGATGATAATGGTGCTAACGAGGCCTTGGGCTATGGGAAGGGTGGTCACCTGG gaTCACGGGGCCCTCTGAAGTCTAATTTAATTGACAAATCACCACCTATAGAATCAATAGCTCGGACCCTCTCATGGGATGATTCTTGTGTAGAGGTGGCAAGTCCATACCCATTAAAGCCCTCGTTGGGCTCCTTAGACACCAAGGTAGAGGATCAAGACTGGCTTGTGTTTGTCGAGAAACTACTATCAGCTGCTGGAATTGATGATCAAGTGCAGTCTGACTCGTTTTACTCTAGATGGCATTCCCTCGAAAGCCCATTGGATCCATCATTGAGGGACAATTATGCCAATCTGAATGACAAGGAGCCTCAGCAACTCCATGAGGCGAAGCGAAGGCAGAGGAGATCCAATCAGAAGCTTGTATTCGATTGTGTTAACTTTTCACTGATAGAAATTACTGGTTATGGATCAGAGAATTACTTGATGGGTAGGTTATGGAGTGGGAGCCACAGCAGATTCCAAGTCCCAGAGGGTGAAGCTCACCCTTTGGTAGACCTTGTTGTGGCCCAGATGAAGGAGTTAATATCTGGTGCTATGAGGTCTGTTTGGGGAGATTGTGGGGACAGTAACAGCCTGGGGGTAGAAAGTGTTGTCAGAAAAGAGGTTGTGGGGAAAGGGTGGGTTGAGCTTATGGCATTAGAGATGGATATTTTGGTGAAGGAAGTAGAGGGGAAGTTGCTACAAGAACTTGTGGAGGATGCGGTAGTTGATTTGACTGGCAGGGCCTGA
- the LOC108322999 gene encoding uncharacterized protein LOC108322999 isoform X1, whose product MAVPTVEMNGAQNRKVHNVEKPFPGCLGRMVNLFDLTGGVNGNKLLTDRPHRDASSLSRSQSDVARIASPTLGDQIEDKLIVSDSMRALSNKKINGTPIKMLIDQEMSKEVVSKHNPPPNVVAKLMGLEALPRGDPNLSVERSHRGDYSQHMCDHSGTPFKHWQMHDRFMDKEMLHEVHLNTEQIAYKDIYDIWLQSQRTGNVRDKTPEREKWTEDVNGKKMALIRQKFMEAKRLSTDEKLRQSKEFDDALEVLSSNNDLLIRLLDSQNLYELQSTPVAETKRITVLKPSKMVDNEKSVGKGKKNDKQIKKPANVGTAWERYSPGYTPPNQKVDEFPVQPTRIVVLKPSPGKAHEIKAVVSPTMSSPRNLPSGNFYQEPEDDDVLESRKVDSEITQQLHEDMRSHQRDETFYSSVFSNGYTGDESSFNKSDHECNAGNFSDLEVMSPSPRHSWDYINRCGSPFSSSSFSRASCSPESSVCREAKKRLSERWAMMASSKGLQEQRHMRRSSTLGEMLALSDIKKSEISELEGINKEQEPNESVSCSRNFNAETCVDGSPRNLSRSKSVPTSSTVFDNGLSVEVCDSDAGKIHVSGELTKSKSMKSSFKGKVTSFFFSRSKKPTREKSCPSQSKIESQSTLTGTSDSPVSSSGVLREDVSQSFNSGSIGECSLTAPNESSGKMFSDSISNGQGAIPLESGLTLSKPVVPGISSENQGQPSPISVLEPPFEDDNGANEALGYGKGGHLGSRGPLKSNLIDKSPPIESIARTLSWDDSCVEVASPYPLKPSLGSLDTKVEDQDWLVFVEKLLSAAGIDDQVQSDSFYSRWHSLESPLDPSLRDNYANLNDKEPQQLHEAKRRQRRSNQKLVFDCVNFSLIEITGYGSENYLMGRLWSGSHSRFQVPEGEAHPLVDLVVAQMKELISGAMRSVWGDCGDSNSLGVESVVRKEVVGKGWVELMALEMDILVKEVEGKLLQELVEDAVVDLTGRA is encoded by the exons CATCATCACTTTCAAGAAGTCAATCAGATGTTGCAAGGATCGCAAGTCCTACTTTGGGTGATCAGATAGAGGATAAGCTG ATTGTTTCTGACTCAATGAGAGCTTTgtcaaataagaaaataaatggaACACCCATTAAGATGCTCATAGACCAAGAAATGTCCAAAGAAGTTGTTTCAAAGCACAACCCACCACCAAATGTAGTTGCAAAATTAATGGGGCTTGAAGCCCTCCCACGGGGAGATCCTAATTTATCTGTGGAGAGAAGCCATAGAGGAGATTATTCTCAACATATGTGTGATCATTCAGGGACACCATTTAAACACTGGCAGATGCATGATAGATTTATGGACAAGGAAATGCTTCATGAAGTTCATCTGAACACAGAACAGATTGCTTACAAGGATATTTATGACATATGGTTGCAATCACAAAGAACAGGCAATGTAAGAGACAAGACACCCGAGAGAGAAAAGTGGACTGAAGATGTTAATGGGAAGAAAATGGCTCTCATTCGTCAAAAATTTATGGAAGCTAAACGTCTGTCCACAGATGAGAAACTACGTCAGTCCAAGGAGTTTGATGATGCCTTGGAAGTTTTGAGTTCAAATAATGATCTGTTAATCAGGTTATTGGATTCTCAAAATCTTTATGAACTTCAGTCCACTCCAGTAGCAGAGACAAAGCGCATTACTGTTCTTAAGCCTTCGAAGATGGTTGATAATGAAAAATCTGTTGGTAAGGGGAAGAAAAATGATAAGCAGATTAAGAAACCGGCAAATGTTGGTACTGCATGGGAGAGATACAGTCCTGGATACACTCCTCCCAATCAGAAAGTGGACGAGTTTCCAGTACAACCTACTCGTATAGTGGTATTGAAGCCAAGCCCTGGCAAGGCACATGAGATTAAGGCAGTGGTTTCTCCAACAATGTCGTCACCTCGGAATTTGCCAAGTGGAAATTTCTACCAGGAACCTGAAGATGATGATGTACTTGAATCAAGAAAAGTAGATAGTGAGATTACACAGCAATTGCATGAAGATATGAGGAGCCATCAAAGAGATGAAACATTCTATTCTTCAGTATTTTCAAATGGCTATACTGGTGATGAGAGTTCATTCAACAAATCGGATCATGAGTGTAATGCAGGGAACTTTAGTGATTTGGAAGTCATGTCACCATCTCCAAGGCATTCTTGGGATTACATCAATCGCTGTGGCAgtcctttttcttcatcatcctTCAGCCGTGCATCCTGTTCTCCTGAGTCGTCGGTATGCAGAGAGGCCAAGAAACGACTTTCTGAAAGATGGGCCATGATGGCATCAAGTAAAGGCCTTCAAGAACAAAGGCACATGCGCAGAAGCTCTACCTTAGGTGAGATGCTTGCTCTCTCGGATATAAAGAAATCTGAAATATCCGAGCTTGAGGGTATTAATAAAGAACAGGAACCAAATGAATCTGTTTCTTGTAGTCGAAATTTTAATGCTGAAACATGTGTGGATGGTTCTCCTAGAAATCTCTCTAGGTCAAAATCTGTTCCAACATCTTCCACTGTCTTTGATAATGGTCTCAGTGTTGAAGTTTGTGATAGTGATGCTGGCAAAATACATGTGTCTGGGGAGCTGACAAAGTCAAAGAGTATGAAATCATCATTTAAAGGGAAAGTTACCAGTTTCTTCTTCTCGAGGAGCAAGAAACCAACCAGAGAAAAATCTTGTCCATCTCAATCTAAAATTGAATCCCAATCTACACTCACTGGAACATCAGATTCTCCAGTAAGTTCGTCTGGTGTCCTTAGGGAGGATGTGTCTCAAAGCTTCAATAGTGGATCCATTGGAGAGTGTTCTCTTACAGCACCAAATGAATCATCAGGAAAAATGTTCTCAGATTCTATCTCTAACGGACAAGGCGCCATACCTCTGGAG TCTGGATTGACACTGTCAAAGCCCGTGGTGCCTGGGATTTCAAGTGAAAACCAGGGTCAGCCGAGTCCGATATCAGTTTTAGAGCCTCCATTTGAAGATGATAATGGTGCTAACGAGGCCTTGGGCTATGGGAAGGGTGGTCACCTGG gaTCACGGGGCCCTCTGAAGTCTAATTTAATTGACAAATCACCACCTATAGAATCAATAGCTCGGACCCTCTCATGGGATGATTCTTGTGTAGAGGTGGCAAGTCCATACCCATTAAAGCCCTCGTTGGGCTCCTTAGACACCAAGGTAGAGGATCAAGACTGGCTTGTGTTTGTCGAGAAACTACTATCAGCTGCTGGAATTGATGATCAAGTGCAGTCTGACTCGTTTTACTCTAGATGGCATTCCCTCGAAAGCCCATTGGATCCATCATTGAGGGACAATTATGCCAATCTGAATGACAAGGAGCCTCAGCAACTCCATGAGGCGAAGCGAAGGCAGAGGAGATCCAATCAGAAGCTTGTATTCGATTGTGTTAACTTTTCACTGATAGAAATTACTGGTTATGGATCAGAGAATTACTTGATGGGTAGGTTATGGAGTGGGAGCCACAGCAGATTCCAAGTCCCAGAGGGTGAAGCTCACCCTTTGGTAGACCTTGTTGTGGCCCAGATGAAGGAGTTAATATCTGGTGCTATGAGGTCTGTTTGGGGAGATTGTGGGGACAGTAACAGCCTGGGGGTAGAAAGTGTTGTCAGAAAAGAGGTTGTGGGGAAAGGGTGGGTTGAGCTTATGGCATTAGAGATGGATATTTTGGTGAAGGAAGTAGAGGGGAAGTTGCTACAAGAACTTGTGGAGGATGCGGTAGTTGATTTGACTGGCAGGGCCTGA